The Aggregatilinea lenta genome includes a region encoding these proteins:
- a CDS encoding alginate lyase family protein produces the protein MNHYLNRAKEIGVTGTLKRAWNKTGGATVQRGQALYWRAKATRPMSDEALLDALSTNWTGIGAVAQHLALRQDRSFLLALEPGNTAATLARRYPGTRERLLAASENACVRTFDLLHQPASYPGDITWQRCPETGWDWPFTHISIIDDIIWEPDRPADFKLVWEVNRHQHFVTLGLAYRLTGDERYAKAFCDQLLSWIEGNPPEHGVNWFSALEVAIRLINWMLAFQCFRGSSTVQARAAGAFLKSFYQQATFLAAHLTTYEPVPNNHLIGETAALALAGAIFPEFKDAANWRDTGLRIMTEAVLSQTHDDGVNKEQATGYMRFVAEFLLAVIIPGRRGLLPRQPELEATLERMFGYMRHVVGVSGVGPLWGDSDDGYAIGLPNAHGFWDMRWLLAVGAVLFERGDFKQLAGEFGVEAYWLLGADGLDAWEKLDAHVPPETSQAFSEGGVYVIRDSWDPDTDLLMFRCGPWGLGGEGASAHSHCDMLAALLWIKGRALLVDSGTYRYHGSWRDVFRQTASHNTLMVDGREQATPINYFSWKNVPQAECLAFDETCVTGTMDAAPGVRHERAVEHERPGTWAISDRITAQDGGAHALAWHFHFAPDLALRATDDSRTVVVDNEGLPYVRITPPEGVKLNIERGWFSDQYNLKVENPVLVAAYEGPIPAEGTRFGWTFQYVGKIGD, from the coding sequence GTGAACCACTATCTGAATCGCGCCAAGGAAATTGGCGTCACGGGAACCCTGAAGCGGGCCTGGAACAAGACCGGCGGGGCGACCGTGCAGCGCGGCCAGGCGCTTTACTGGCGCGCCAAAGCCACCCGACCCATGAGCGACGAGGCGCTGCTCGACGCACTGAGTACCAACTGGACCGGGATCGGCGCGGTCGCGCAGCACCTGGCGCTGCGCCAGGACCGCAGCTTCTTGCTGGCGCTGGAGCCGGGCAATACGGCGGCCACGCTGGCACGACGCTACCCCGGCACGCGCGAGCGTCTGCTGGCGGCATCAGAGAACGCGTGCGTGCGGACCTTCGACCTGCTGCACCAGCCTGCCTCCTACCCCGGCGACATCACGTGGCAACGCTGCCCGGAGACGGGTTGGGACTGGCCGTTCACGCACATCTCGATCATCGACGACATCATCTGGGAACCGGACCGCCCCGCCGATTTTAAGCTGGTGTGGGAAGTCAACCGTCACCAGCACTTCGTCACGCTGGGGCTGGCCTATCGCCTGACCGGCGACGAGCGCTACGCGAAGGCCTTCTGCGACCAGCTTCTGAGCTGGATCGAGGGCAACCCGCCGGAGCACGGCGTCAACTGGTTCAGCGCGCTGGAAGTCGCCATTCGCCTGATCAACTGGATGCTGGCCTTCCAGTGCTTCCGAGGGTCGAGCACGGTGCAGGCGCGCGCGGCGGGCGCCTTCCTGAAAAGCTTCTACCAGCAGGCGACGTTCCTCGCGGCCCACCTGACCACCTACGAGCCGGTCCCGAACAATCACCTGATTGGCGAGACGGCGGCGCTGGCGCTGGCGGGCGCGATCTTCCCGGAGTTCAAAGACGCGGCGAACTGGCGCGACACCGGTCTGCGCATCATGACCGAAGCCGTGCTCTCGCAGACGCACGACGATGGTGTGAACAAGGAACAGGCTACCGGCTATATGCGCTTCGTCGCGGAATTTCTGCTGGCGGTGATCATTCCTGGGCGGCGCGGGCTGCTGCCCCGCCAGCCGGAGCTAGAAGCCACGCTGGAGCGTATGTTCGGCTACATGCGGCACGTGGTGGGCGTATCTGGCGTGGGGCCGCTGTGGGGCGACTCGGACGACGGCTACGCGATCGGCCTGCCGAACGCGCACGGCTTCTGGGATATGCGCTGGCTGCTGGCGGTGGGCGCGGTGCTGTTCGAGCGCGGCGATTTCAAGCAGCTTGCGGGCGAGTTCGGCGTGGAGGCATACTGGCTGCTCGGCGCGGACGGCCTCGACGCGTGGGAAAAGCTCGATGCCCACGTCCCGCCAGAAACGTCGCAGGCTTTCTCCGAAGGCGGCGTGTACGTGATCCGCGACAGTTGGGACCCGGACACGGACCTGCTGATGTTCCGCTGCGGTCCGTGGGGGCTGGGGGGCGAGGGCGCGTCGGCGCACTCGCACTGCGACATGCTGGCCGCGCTGCTGTGGATCAAGGGCCGGGCGCTATTGGTCGATTCCGGCACATACCGCTATCATGGCTCATGGCGCGACGTGTTCCGGCAGACGGCGTCCCACAACACGCTGATGGTCGACGGGCGCGAGCAGGCGACCCCGATCAATTACTTCTCGTGGAAAAACGTGCCACAGGCCGAGTGTCTCGCCTTTGACGAAACGTGTGTGACCGGGACAATGGACGCCGCGCCCGGCGTGCGCCACGAGCGCGCGGTCGAGCACGAGCGGCCCGGCACCTGGGCCATCAGTGACCGGATCACGGCCCAGGACGGCGGCGCGCACGCGCTGGCGTGGCACTTCCACTTCGCGCCGGACCTGGCGCTGCGCGCGACGGACGACAGCCGGACCGTCGTGGTTGACAACGAAGGACTTCCTTACGTGCGGATCACGCCGCCGGAGGGAGTAAAGCTCAACATCGAACGCGGCTGGTTCTCGGACCAGTACAATCTGAAGGTTGAAAACCCCGTCCTGGTGGCAGCCTATGAGGGGCCAATTCCAGCAGAGGGTACTCGCTTTGGGTGGACATTCCAGTACGTAGGGAAAATAGGGGACTAA